The Sphaerochaeta globosa str. Buddy region TGGCGTACAATGTTTGTAAGGCCAATTCTCGTGCTTTATGTCTTGTCTTCATGTTACTTCTTATAGAGGATATTTACCGTTGCACTCTTGCGCAACTCATCAACAAGGCTATTGATAGCTTTGTAATAAGTCTCCTGCTGTTTGGCAGAAGAAAGCTCATTCTTGATATAATCGCGAATCGTGCTGGTAGTATTGGGACTGATTGCTTCATCCAAACCAAGAATCTTGGTTTCGTTGTATGCAAGGATTTTCAGGATATGATATCCAGTCAAGGACGTCACCACTGAACTGGTAGTCCCCACTTCAGTGGTGAATGCTACATCGAAAAAGGCATCGCCGAGTCCACTCAGAGCATCAGCATTATCCATGGTAAGCCAACCGATATCGCCTGCCTTGCTCTTACTCTGAGGATCCTGTGAATAGTCAACAACAGCCTTCTCAAAGGTCAGGGTACCTGCTTTGATTTTTGCAGCCACATCTTCCAAGGTTGCCTTGTTCTTGGCATTCGCCGTTTGATCATCAGTCAAAGGAATGTAGATATGACTGAGCTTTACCGTTTCTGGACTGACAAACTGGGTTTTGTTTTTTCTATAGAAGCTGCTGATTTCCGCTTCAGTGATGGAAACAGGCGTATTCAACGTGTCAGCCTTCTTCAGCCTGATATAGGAGTCAACCATCAATTGCTCACCTACCATTTTCCGATATGCCTCAACGGAACCAAAGTTATTTGTAATAACTTCAGCAAATTGTTCATCGCTAATCACCTGGTTGTAGGAAGCTTCCAAGTTTGCTTTTTGTGAAGCATACGCACTATCAATCATGCTATCAGTAATCTTGACCCCATCACGGGCGGCTCCCTGACGAAAGAGTTCATTGTTGATAAGAAGATTAAGTACCTGTAAAGGATCTATAGTCGCAGGGTCTTGTCCCGCTGCTTTGGCACTTGCTTGATATTCGGCAACTTCGGCATCGAGCTCAGCCATGCTGATAGGTGTAGTCTTGGTAAGCCTTACAGTTGCAGCAGGTGCTCCGATGGTGGCAGCAGCAAGTTGAAAACCAACAAGCAGCATGAGTGTGATAACAATTGCTCTACGTTTCATATACGATACTCCTAGGATCTTCATGCTCACAAGGTACTCTTTTGCAGGAAGAGAATCAATCAAATCTGCAGATGTTTGCCTACAGCCTTGGCAAATTCCACCTTCGGAATCAATTCACTCTTTTTGAGGAACATTCCTTCTTTCTCCATGACTTTCATCAAGGAAAGTAATGTTTTCATGGATCGAACCCCGCCTTTGGTGATAAAAGCCATGCAACGTTTTCCGGAAATCGAACCAGCAGTCTTTAAGAAACTTGATACTGATGAAGGGATTTTTCCTCCGAAAAAGGTTGGGCTTTCTGTTCCGATTACCAAATAGTCATAGAACGAAACGATTTTTCCAGTCTCAAGAGTCATATCCAGGACATCAACAACGTGTCCTTGAGCTGAAATACCCTCAGACAGCGCTTTAGCGATCATTTTCATTTTCTCATTGCCTTTTGATGCCGGCGCGTATAATACACAAACTCGCATGATACCTCCCTTGAAACAGCTACCGACCGCAATTACGCGGCCGGTAGTCGATAGTTAGAATACAGCTACCGTCCTAGTTTGTACTGGGTACAACTTCGGCGGGGGCAGCTTCACTGGCATTCCACCAGTCTGTTGTCTGCTGTACCTGTTCAGTGGTTACAGAATCGAGCAGTTTGTCTTGAGACGGTGTCTTGTTGACAAAGGCTACTACGAGAGCTAGTACCAAAAAGAGTACGGCAAGTGTTCCCGTGGCTTTCGTTACAACACTGCTTGCGTGTGAACCAAAGGCAGTATTGCTTCCACCACCAAAAATGCCACCCAAGCCTTCACTCTGCTCATCCTGTACTGCGACAAGAAAGATCAAAAGCAGGCTGACGATTACGAATAATACCAACAGAATAATGCTCAAAACACCCATTTCTCTACTCCGGTTACTTACCTATCGAAGTTCACAATCGGAAGGAACTGCTCCACTGAAAGAGAAGCTCCGCCGACCAATGCACCATCGATATGCTCCTTGGACATCAAGGCTTTCGCATTCGAAGCCTTCACTGAACCACCATACTGTATAATGAGCTCTTCTGCAACACCCTTTGTATAGAGTTTTTCAATAAGAGAGCGGATAAAAGCATGAGCTGAATCAGCATCTTCGGGAGTTGCTGTTTTCCCGGTTCCAATAGCCCACACCGGTTCGTATGCCAAGGTAATGTGCTTCATCTGAAGCTCGGTAACACCTTTCAAACCTTCAGTGATCTGCCTGGTCAATAATTCCTCAAGCTTGCCGCCTTCCCGTTCAGAAAGGGTTTCGCCAATGCACAAATCAACATCCATGCCTTGAGAGAGAGCAAGTAATACCTTCTTGTTGATAAACTGGTCGGTCTCACCATACAAGGCTCTTCTTTCACTGTGTCCAAGAATGACGTTGGTAACCCCGAGGTCCTTGAGCATCAGAGCACTCACCTCACCAGTAAACGCGCCATTGAGATTGTCGCTCATATTCTGGGCTGCAACAATAATGGACGAGCCTTTTACAGCCTCTACGACAGCGGGAATGGTAACGAAGGGGGGAGCAATCATTACCTTGGTTGAAGAGCCCTGCAAAGCCTTGACCAACTCCTTGGCGAAGGCAGCACCTTCGCTAGGGGTCATATTCATTTTCCAGTTGCCTGCAATATAGGGTTTTCTCATGTTATTTCTCCAATGCCTTAATACCAGGAAGCACTTGGCCTTCGAGGAACTCGAGGGAAGCACCACCACCGGTACTGACGTGACTGATTTTGTCAGCTAGATTGAACTTGTTGATGGCTGCTACAGAGTCTCCGCCACCGACAACCGTTGTTGCATTACTTTGAGCCAAAGCTTTGGCTACCGTAAGGGTTCCGTTCGCAAAGGAGTTGAACTCAAAAACACCCATCGGGCCATTCCAAACTACACTCTTTGCTTGTGAGACAGCAGCTACAATAAGCGCTACGGTCTTAGGTCCAATGTCCATTCCGATCAAATTTTGTGGAATGTCTGCAGAATCGATGGTAACTACAGCAGTATCTTCCTTGAATTCCTCACCACAGAGGTGGTCTACAGGAAGAATAACCTGTACGCCCTTTTCCTTGGCCTTTGCAAGAAAGGATGCTGCAGTCTCTTTGTAATCTTCTTCTACAAGGCTTTTGCCGATACTGTGACCCTGTACAGCAAGGAAGGTATAGGCCATGCCGCCACCAATAACGATGGTATTGCAGGTACGAACCAAACTTTCCAAAACACTAATCTTGCTGGAAACCTTCGAACCACCGATGATTGCAACAAATGGCTTGTCAGGATTCTCCAGCAGCGGTGCCATGAACTTAACTTCCTTCTCAATCAGGAATCCTGCAAAGGAAGGAAGAAAGTGTGCAACACCTTCTGTGGAAGCATGAGCACGATGGGCAGTGCCGAACGCATCATTGACATACACATCACCAAAACTAGCCAGATTCTTTGAAAATTCGGGATCGTTGGTTTCCTCTTCAGCGTAGAAGCGAACGTTTTCAAGCAACAATACGTCACCCTTTTTCAGGCCGGCAACCTGAAGTGCCACTTCAGGACCAATTACATCCTTGGCAAGGATTACTTGCTTACCCAACAGCTCAGAAAAACGCTTCGCGATAGGCGCCATGGAAAATTCAGGGTTCTTCTTCCCCTTTGGCCGGCCGAAATGGCTCATGACCACAACGGTTGCACCATGCTCCAGCAAATAACTGATAGTAGGAAGAGCTGCCTGAATGCGGGTATCGTCAGTTACAACGCCATCCTTCAAGGGTACGTTGAAATCCACACGAACCAAGGCTTTCTTATTTGAGAAATCATAGTCCCGAATAGTATTAAGAATCATAGGTTTCCTCTTTTGATTGGTAGGGCGAAAATTGTATCTACAGCCCTAATGAGCAAATCAGGCCTGCTATACAACAGGCCTGACCCAAATGTGGAATAAACGTTATTTCACCAACTTCTTGGCGAGGTCGACAACACGGGTAGAATACCCCATCTCATTGTCATACCAGCTGATAACCTTGAACATCCTCTCGCCCATTTTCATGGTAAGAGAAGCATCAAAGATTGAGGAGTGGTTGTTGCCAACGATATCGTGGGAAACAATCTGATCCTCGGTATACTCGAGCACATAGCTCATAGCACCTTCAGAAGCCTTCTTGACTGCTGCGTTCACTTCCTCAACGGTTGCATCTTTCTCAAGAAGGACAACCAAGTCAACAACGGAACCTGCAGGAGTGGGTACGCGCATGGCCATGCCATTGAGCTTGCCCTTGAGCTCAGGAATTACTTCACTGACAGCCTTTGCAGCACCGGTGGTGGTGGGGATGATGGAGACAGCGCCGGCTCTTGCTCTTCTGAGGTCCTTGTGGGGCTGGTCGAGCATAACCTGGTCGTTGGTATAAGCATGGACGGTGGTCATCAAGCCGCG contains the following coding sequences:
- a CDS encoding peptidylprolyl isomerase translates to MKRRAIVITLMLLVGFQLAAATIGAPAATVRLTKTTPISMAELDAEVAEYQASAKAAGQDPATIDPLQVLNLLINNELFRQGAARDGVKITDSMIDSAYASQKANLEASYNQVISDEQFAEVITNNFGSVEAYRKMVGEQLMVDSYIRLKKADTLNTPVSITEAEISSFYRKNKTQFVSPETVKLSHIYIPLTDDQTANAKNKATLEDVAAKIKAGTLTFEKAVVDYSQDPQSKSKAGDIGWLTMDNADALSGLGDAFFDVAFTTEVGTTSSVVTSLTGYHILKILAYNETKILGLDEAISPNTTSTIRDYIKNELSSAKQQETYYKAINSLVDELRKSATVNILYKK
- a CDS encoding flavodoxin family protein encodes the protein MRVCVLYAPASKGNEKMKMIAKALSEGISAQGHVVDVLDMTLETGKIVSFYDYLVIGTESPTFFGGKIPSSVSSFLKTAGSISGKRCMAFITKGGVRSMKTLLSLMKVMEKEGMFLKKSELIPKVEFAKAVGKHLQI
- the secG gene encoding preprotein translocase subunit SecG, which gives rise to MGVLSIILLVLFVIVSLLLIFLVAVQDEQSEGLGGIFGGGSNTAFGSHASSVVTKATGTLAVLFLVLALVVAFVNKTPSQDKLLDSVTTEQVQQTTDWWNASEAAPAEVVPSTN
- the tpiA gene encoding triose-phosphate isomerase, whose product is MRKPYIAGNWKMNMTPSEGAAFAKELVKALQGSSTKVMIAPPFVTIPAVVEAVKGSSIIVAAQNMSDNLNGAFTGEVSALMLKDLGVTNVILGHSERRALYGETDQFINKKVLLALSQGMDVDLCIGETLSEREGGKLEELLTRQITEGLKGVTELQMKHITLAYEPVWAIGTGKTATPEDADSAHAFIRSLIEKLYTKGVAEELIIQYGGSVKASNAKALMSKEHIDGALVGGASLSVEQFLPIVNFDR
- a CDS encoding phosphoglycerate kinase, with amino-acid sequence MILNTIRDYDFSNKKALVRVDFNVPLKDGVVTDDTRIQAALPTISYLLEHGATVVVMSHFGRPKGKKNPEFSMAPIAKRFSELLGKQVILAKDVIGPEVALQVAGLKKGDVLLLENVRFYAEEETNDPEFSKNLASFGDVYVNDAFGTAHRAHASTEGVAHFLPSFAGFLIEKEVKFMAPLLENPDKPFVAIIGGSKVSSKISVLESLVRTCNTIVIGGGMAYTFLAVQGHSIGKSLVEEDYKETAASFLAKAKEKGVQVILPVDHLCGEEFKEDTAVVTIDSADIPQNLIGMDIGPKTVALIVAAVSQAKSVVWNGPMGVFEFNSFANGTLTVAKALAQSNATTVVGGGDSVAAINKFNLADKISHVSTGGGASLEFLEGQVLPGIKALEK